In Chaetodon auriga isolate fChaAug3 chromosome 7, fChaAug3.hap1, whole genome shotgun sequence, a genomic segment contains:
- the LOC143323408 gene encoding histone H2A-like, with the protein MSGRGKKAAPKPKSAVSRSARAGISFPVGRIHRLLRKGHYAERVGTGAAVYLSAVLEYLSAEILELAGNACRDNKKQRIAPRHILLAVKNDEELNKLLAGVTISDGGVIPNIQASLLPKRTKGPRDDSSAKDVQSQEF; encoded by the coding sequence ATGTCTGGCCGTGGGAAGAAAGCTGCGCCCAAACCTAAATCTGCGGTGTCAAGGTCTGCCAGAGCAGGGATCAGTTTCCCAGTGGGCCGCATCCACAGGTTGCTGAGGAAGGGCCACTATGCTGAGCGAGTCGGCACCGGGGCTGCAGTTTACCTCTCAGCCGTCCTGGAGTACCTCTCAGCTGAAATCCTGGAGCTGGCAGGAAACGCCTGCCGTGACAACAAGAAACAACGCATTGCACCTCGCCACATCTTGCTGGCagtgaaaaatgatgaagagCTCAACAAACTGCTGGCAGGGGTCACGATCTCAGATGGTGGTGTCATTCCAAATATCCAAGCAAGCCTTCTCCCCAAGAGGACCAAGGGGCCCAGGGATGACAGTTCAGCTAAGGATGTTCAGTCACAAGAGTTTTAA
- the bmp16 gene encoding bone morphogenetic protein 16 isoform X1, protein MVPTKSSRSGSESRGIVTLELKDKPWTLHTSHHTWTSTMFPANLLLLMVLLLPQASSGRQGGDTSKIDHGRVSPMPSSLSPPLAGSLLKPSLAQTIQSLLLSRLGLQSQPNPRPGVPVPRYLLDLYRFHQQQYHLVEDPSFSFPSHHIQQANTVRSFHHNEALADNSIAEDHKKLHISFNISSIPEDERVLSAELRLLRSDRAPLGPGAHRLNIYLSENHEDPELTLLETRLLTAGRNSHKANGFWEAFTLNTELFQKALAGTGSLGFLLEVRPENSTTSLPEQSLSSAAGEEEAQKHKEGHLRVCRSVGQDEHSWAQERPLLVTYSHDGRGEPLVKHGRRTPSGGQRMRGRKGTKERARSSSKGRNRGQAWGRAKKMGYTVPGWGRDKGGASWSEGVRVKRNGGRAAKLKRLSRNRCRRHPLYVDFNDVGWHKWIIAPSGYDAFFCLGECRFPLADHMNSSSHAMVQTLVNSVNGAVPRACCVPTSLSPIALLYLDPQDRVVLKNYQDMVVEGCGCR, encoded by the exons GTCCACCATGTTCCCTGCTAACCTCCTGCTCCTCATGGTCCTGCTGCTACCTCAAGCCTCGTCTGGTCGCCAGGGTGGAGACACCAGCAAGATCGACCATGGCAGGGTGTCCCCCATGCCTTCCTCCTTGTCGCCCCCACTTGCTGGCTCCCTCCTGAAGCCCAGTCTGGCTCAGACCATCCAGAGTCTCCTCCTGAGCCGGCTGGGCCTGCAGTCGCAGCCAAACCCTCGGCCTGGAGTGCCGGTGCCTCGGTACCTCCTGGATCTTTACCGCTTCCACCAGCAGCAGTACCATCTAGTGGAGGACCCTTCATTTAGCTTCCCCAGCCACCACATCCAGCAGGCGAACACCGTACGCAGCTTTCACCACAATG AGGCCCTTGCGGACAACTCCATAGCAGAGGATCATAAGAAGCTGCACATCTCCTTCAATATTTCCTCCATCCCTGAGGATGAGAGGGTGCTTTCTGCTGAGCTTCGGCTGCTCCGCAGTGACAGAGCCCCCTTGGGCCCTGGGGCCCACAGACTAAACATATACCTCTCTGAGAACCACGAGGACCCTGAGCTCACcctgctggaaacaaggttaCTCACCGCTGGCCGCAACAGTCATAAAGCAAATGGTTTCTGGGAAGCTTTTACCCTAAATACAGAGCTCTTCCAAAAGGCCCTTGCTGGGACCGGCAGCCTGGGCTTCCTCCTGGAGGTCAGACCTGAGAACAGCACCACCTCGCTCCCTGAGCAGagcctctcctctgctgcaggtgaggaggaggcacagaaacacaaagagggacaCCTGAGGGTATGCAGGTCTGTGGGTCAGGATGAGCACAGCTGGGCTCAGGAGAGACCCCTCTTGGTGACTTACAGTCATGATGGGCGTGGAGAGCCCTTAGTCAAACATGGCAGGAGGACCCCCAGTGGTGGCCAaaggatgagagggaggaaagggacAAAAGAGAGggccaggagcagcagcaaggGCCGCAACAGAGGCCAAGCCTGGGGGAGGGCCAAAAAAATGGGGTACACAGTGCCAGGGTGGGGTCGTGACAAAGGAGGAGCCAGTTGGAGCGAAGGCGTAAGGGTGAAAAGAAATGGTGGCCGTGCTGCGAAACTGAAACGCCTTTCCCGTAACAGATGCCGCCGTCACCCTCTGTATGTAGATTTCAACGATGTGGGCTGGCACAAGTGGATCATTGCACCCAGCGGCTACGACGCCTTCTTCTGCCTGGGAGAGTGTCGCTTTCCTCTGGCCGACCACATGAACTCCTCCAGCCACGCCATGGTGCAAACTCTGGTAAACTCTGTGAATGGAGCAGTGCCCCGTGCCTGCTGCGTCCCCACCTCCCTCAGCCCCATCGCCCTGCTATACCTGGACCCTCAAGACCGAGTGGTGCTGAAGAATTACCAGGACATGGTGGTGGAGGGCTGTGGCTGCCGGTAG
- the bmp16 gene encoding bone morphogenetic protein 16 isoform X2, producing the protein MFPANLLLLMVLLLPQASSGRQGGDTSKIDHGRVSPMPSSLSPPLAGSLLKPSLAQTIQSLLLSRLGLQSQPNPRPGVPVPRYLLDLYRFHQQQYHLVEDPSFSFPSHHIQQANTVRSFHHNEALADNSIAEDHKKLHISFNISSIPEDERVLSAELRLLRSDRAPLGPGAHRLNIYLSENHEDPELTLLETRLLTAGRNSHKANGFWEAFTLNTELFQKALAGTGSLGFLLEVRPENSTTSLPEQSLSSAAGEEEAQKHKEGHLRVCRSVGQDEHSWAQERPLLVTYSHDGRGEPLVKHGRRTPSGGQRMRGRKGTKERARSSSKGRNRGQAWGRAKKMGYTVPGWGRDKGGASWSEGVRVKRNGGRAAKLKRLSRNRCRRHPLYVDFNDVGWHKWIIAPSGYDAFFCLGECRFPLADHMNSSSHAMVQTLVNSVNGAVPRACCVPTSLSPIALLYLDPQDRVVLKNYQDMVVEGCGCR; encoded by the exons ATGTTCCCTGCTAACCTCCTGCTCCTCATGGTCCTGCTGCTACCTCAAGCCTCGTCTGGTCGCCAGGGTGGAGACACCAGCAAGATCGACCATGGCAGGGTGTCCCCCATGCCTTCCTCCTTGTCGCCCCCACTTGCTGGCTCCCTCCTGAAGCCCAGTCTGGCTCAGACCATCCAGAGTCTCCTCCTGAGCCGGCTGGGCCTGCAGTCGCAGCCAAACCCTCGGCCTGGAGTGCCGGTGCCTCGGTACCTCCTGGATCTTTACCGCTTCCACCAGCAGCAGTACCATCTAGTGGAGGACCCTTCATTTAGCTTCCCCAGCCACCACATCCAGCAGGCGAACACCGTACGCAGCTTTCACCACAATG AGGCCCTTGCGGACAACTCCATAGCAGAGGATCATAAGAAGCTGCACATCTCCTTCAATATTTCCTCCATCCCTGAGGATGAGAGGGTGCTTTCTGCTGAGCTTCGGCTGCTCCGCAGTGACAGAGCCCCCTTGGGCCCTGGGGCCCACAGACTAAACATATACCTCTCTGAGAACCACGAGGACCCTGAGCTCACcctgctggaaacaaggttaCTCACCGCTGGCCGCAACAGTCATAAAGCAAATGGTTTCTGGGAAGCTTTTACCCTAAATACAGAGCTCTTCCAAAAGGCCCTTGCTGGGACCGGCAGCCTGGGCTTCCTCCTGGAGGTCAGACCTGAGAACAGCACCACCTCGCTCCCTGAGCAGagcctctcctctgctgcaggtgaggaggaggcacagaaacacaaagagggacaCCTGAGGGTATGCAGGTCTGTGGGTCAGGATGAGCACAGCTGGGCTCAGGAGAGACCCCTCTTGGTGACTTACAGTCATGATGGGCGTGGAGAGCCCTTAGTCAAACATGGCAGGAGGACCCCCAGTGGTGGCCAaaggatgagagggaggaaagggacAAAAGAGAGggccaggagcagcagcaaggGCCGCAACAGAGGCCAAGCCTGGGGGAGGGCCAAAAAAATGGGGTACACAGTGCCAGGGTGGGGTCGTGACAAAGGAGGAGCCAGTTGGAGCGAAGGCGTAAGGGTGAAAAGAAATGGTGGCCGTGCTGCGAAACTGAAACGCCTTTCCCGTAACAGATGCCGCCGTCACCCTCTGTATGTAGATTTCAACGATGTGGGCTGGCACAAGTGGATCATTGCACCCAGCGGCTACGACGCCTTCTTCTGCCTGGGAGAGTGTCGCTTTCCTCTGGCCGACCACATGAACTCCTCCAGCCACGCCATGGTGCAAACTCTGGTAAACTCTGTGAATGGAGCAGTGCCCCGTGCCTGCTGCGTCCCCACCTCCCTCAGCCCCATCGCCCTGCTATACCTGGACCCTCAAGACCGAGTGGTGCTGAAGAATTACCAGGACATGGTGGTGGAGGGCTGTGGCTGCCGGTAG